A DNA window from Trichomycterus rosablanca isolate fTriRos1 chromosome 11, fTriRos1.hap1, whole genome shotgun sequence contains the following coding sequences:
- the LOC134323433 gene encoding extracellular calcium-sensing receptor, with protein MNCQMIGNPEYPLLSKDGDVIIGGAFSIHSKIILQTQSFTERPRRLICTSLNFREFRFVQTMIFAIDEINKSSLLPNISIGYRIFDSCGSTLASMRSAMALINGQELTAQQTCSNSSAVQAIIGESESSSTIVMSRATGPFKIPVISHFATCACLSNRKEYPAFFRTIPSDYYQSRALAQLVKHFGWTWVGAVRSDNDYGNNGMATFVEAAKKEGVCIEYSEAILRTSFKEAIAKVVEIIKKGTSKVLVAFLAQNEMDVLLEEAFAQNVTGLQWVGSESWITARYLATERTSKVISSALGFTISKSTIPGLKDFLLKVHPSQSPSNSLLLEFWETTFGCQFLPKADDVKVCTGFEDLKNINNTFTDVSELRISNNVYKAVYAIAHALHNLACNAEGICNKRDLLLLGRVLQALQSVNFTMPLGERVFFNKNGDPTAKYELVNWQKNADGDINFVTVGYYDASLPSDKQFVMNPVDIGWAGNSNTRPRSVCSESCQAGFRQAQIKGRPPCCFACVPCPVGEVSNDTDSVECIRCPLEFWSNENHSLCVLKKVEFLSFDENMGILLSAVSLTGASITIAIGLVFFYFRDTPLVKASNIELSFLLLFSLTLCFLCSLTFIGQPSDWSCMLRHTAFGITFALCMSCVLARTIAVVMAFKATVPGSRFPQCSMPIQRLSVFCCTLFQVIICVLWLTLEPPVPLKNMAYYNDKIILECNLGSTVGFWAVLGYIGILALLCFVLAFLARKLPDNFNEAKFITFSMLIFCAVWITFIPAYVSSPGKFTVAVEIFAILASSFSLLFCIFLPKCFIILLKPEKNTRKHLMGKASVKS; from the exons ATGAACTGCCAAATGATCGGGAACCCAGAGTACCCCCTGCTTTCCAAAGACGGGGATGTTATAATTGGTGGAGCTTTTTCAATTCACAGCAAAATTATATTACAGACACAGTCGTTTACTGAGAGACCTCGGCGTCTAATCTGCACCAG CCTGAATTTCAGAGAATTCCGTTTTGTTCAGACCATGATCTTTGCTATCGACGAGATCAACAAGAGTAGCCTCCTTCCTAATATTTCTATTGGATACAGAATATTTGATAGCTGTGGCTCCACATTAGCATCTATGAGATCGGCAATGGCTTTAATAAATGGTCAGGAGCTTACAGCACAGCAGACCTGCTCCAACAGTTCAGCCGTACAGGCCATTATAGGAGAATCTGAGTCCTCCTCAACCATCGTCATGTCAAGGGCAACGGGACCGTTCAAGATTCCAGTG ATCAGTCATTTTGCAACCTGCGCTTGCCTGAGCAACCGAAAAGAGTATCCAGCGTTCTTCAGAACCATTCCAAGTGATTACTACCAAAGCAGAGCACTGGCTCAGCTAGTGAAGCACTTTGGATGGACTTGGGTCGGAGCAGTAAGAAGCGACAATGACTATGGCAACAATGGTATGGCCACCTTTGTGGAGGCTGCTAAAAAAGAAGGGGTTTGCATTGAGTACTCCGAGGCCATTCTAAGAACAAGTTTCAAGGAGGCCATTGCTAAAGTTGTGGAAATCATCAAAAAAGGAACATCTAAGGTGCTGGTAGCATTTCTGGCCCAGAATGAGATGGATGTTTTGTTAGAAGAAGCCTTTGCTCAGAATGTGACGGGGCTACAGTGGGTAGGTAGTGAATCCTGGATAACCGCTAGATACTTGGCTACTGAAAGGACTTCGAAAGTGATCAGCAGTGCACTAGGCTTCACCATCAGCAAATCCACCATTCCAGGCCTGAAAGACTTCCTTCTTAAAGTCCATCCATCCCAAAGTCCTTCAAATTCCCTTCTGTTAGAGTTCTGGGAGACGACATTCGGATGCCAGTTTCTCCCGAAAGCTGATGATGTGAAGGTTTGTACTGGATTTGAGGATCTcaaaaacataaacaacacCTTCACTGACGTCTCAGAGCTGAGGATTTCTAACAACGTCTACAAGGCGGTTTATGCAATAGCTCACGCCCTGCATAATCTGGCCTGCAACGCAGAAGGAATCTGCAACAAAAGGGATTTGCTTCTATTGGGTCGg GTACTTCAAGCCTTACAGAGTGTGAACTTTACAATGCCCCTAGGCGAAcgtgtatttttcaacaagaatGGAGACCCTACTGCGAAGTATGAGCTGGTAAACTGGCAGAAAAATGCGGACGGGGATATAAACTTTGTTACTGTTGGTTACTACGATGCCTCTCTGCCAAGTGACAAGCAGTTCGTCATGAACCCTGTCGATATAGGTTGGGCTGGAAATAGTAACACG AGGCCACGATCTGTGTGCAGTGAGAGCTGCCAGGCTGGGTTTCGACAGGCACAAATTAAAGGGCGACCACCCTGCTGCTTTGCATGTGTACCATGCCCTGTGGGTGAAGTCAGCAACGATACTG ACTCTGTTGAATGCATCAGATGTCCTCTGGAGTTCTGGTCCAATGAAAACCACAGTCTGTGTGTTCTAAAGAAAGTGGAATTTCTGTCATTCGATGAAAACATGGGGATCCTCCTGAGCGCCGTTTCATTAACAGGAGCATCTATAACCATCGCTATAGGACTGGTGTTCTTCTACTTCAGAGATACGCCACTCGTTAAGGCCAGTAACATTGAACTCAGCTTTCTGCTGCTCTTCTCTCTGACTCTGTGTTTCCTCTGTTCACTTACTTTCATCGGTCAGCCTTCAGACTGGTCCTGCATGCTGCGACACACAGCGTTCGGGATCACCTTCGCACTCTGCATGTCCTGCGTTCTGGCGAGAACGATCGCAGTTGTAATGGCGTTTAAAGCCACGGTGCCAGGCAGCAGGTTTCCTCAGTGTTCGATGCCCATTCAGAGACTGAGTGTTTTCTGTTGCACTCTTTTCCAGGTCATCATATGTGTTCTGTGGTTGACACTGGAACCTCCAGTACCTCTAAAAAACATGGCTTACTACAATGATAAAATCATACTGGAGTGTAATCTGGGTTCAACTGTGGGTTTCTGGGCTGTTCTGGGTTATATCGGGATTTTGGCtcttctgtgttttgttttggcttttCTGGCTAGAAAACTTCCTGATAATTTTAATGAAGCTAAATTTATCACCTTCAGCATGTTGATATTCTGTGCAGTTTGGATCACTTTTATTCCAGCGTATGTCAGTTCACCTGGTAAATTTACTGTAGCTGTGGAGATTTTTGCTATTCTGGCCTCAAGTTTTAGTTTgctgttctgtatttttcttcctaaatgttttattattttactcaaacCAGAAAAGAACACAAGAAAACATCTGATGGGTAAAGCTAGTGTAAAATCATAG
- the LOC134323432 gene encoding extracellular calcium-sensing receptor — protein MRCFGIDPGELQYAMTMMFAIEEINNRTDILPDFTLGYRIYGSCPSIPLSVKASLILMNGPGENQNNCTRSPTVHAVIGETTSTATIGIAKTVGPFYIPVLSHSATCACLSNRKEYPSFFRTVPSDYYQSRALAKLVRYFGWTWVGAVRSRSDYGNDGMSSFLEAAEKEGVCIEYSVGIYRTDSRQKFLDVVDIIKMSTSRVIVAFADGNDFDILIKELYYQNVTGHQWVGSEGWITYRYLSNQMNYAVVGGSVGLAVPNAYIPGLKEYIQNSRPSTEPGNTGLIEIWESVFGCTLSSQSQEATKPCTGGESLQNVRASFTDVSDASLLNNIYKAIYAVAYALDALLACEDKKGPFSSGSCTNRDNIKPWQVLHYLSQVNFTTKSGENVRFDKVGDPVARYALVNWQMKSDGTITFETIGLYDASQQDGQEFIINNVGAVWAGNQKTVPRSVCSESCFPGTSRAFIKGKPICCFDCNPCADGEFSNTTNAVTCLPCPLEYKSNGNKTRCDLKNIEFLDFNELMGILLMTFSLFGGCLTITIGVIFFCYRQTPIVKANNSELSFLLLFSLTLCFLCSLTFIGRPSEWSCMLRHTAFGITFVLCISCVLGKTIVVLMAFRATLPGSNIMKLFGPVQQRLSVISFTLIQVFICVVWIITFPPFPYKNMHHYKDRIILECHVGSAVGFWAVLGYIGFLAFLCFVLAFLARKLPDNFNEAKYITFSMLIFCAVWITFIPAYVSSPGKFIVAVEIFAILASSSGLLFCIFVPKCYIILMRPDKNTKKHMMGKTPS, from the exons ATGAGATGCTTTGG aatagATCCAGGAGAGCTGCAGTACGCCATGACAATGATGTTCGCTATTGAAGAGATTAATAATAGAACCGATATCCTTCCTGACTTCACGCTGGGCTACAGAATCTACGGGTCTTGCCCCAGCATTCCTCTCTCTGTAAAAGCATCCCTGATTCTCATGAATGGACCTGGAGAAAACCAAAACAACTGCACTAGATCTCCCACTGTACATGCTGTGATTGGGGAAACCACCTCGACAGCGACGATAGGTATCGCAAAAACTGTGGGACCGTTTTATATACCAGTG CTCAGTCATTCAGCCACTTGTGCATGTCTCAGCAACCGAAAAGAGTATCCTTCCTTCTTCAGAACAGTTCCCAGTGATTACTACCAGAGCAGAGCACTTGCAAAACTGGTCAGGTACTTCGGCTGGACCTGGGTGGGAGCTGTGAGGAGCAGAAGCGACTACGGAAATGATGGAATGTCCAGCTTCTTAGAAGCTGCTGAGAAAGAGGGTGTATGTATTGAGTACTCGGTGGGTATTTACAGGACAGACTCTAGACAGAAGTTCCTAGATGTGGTGGATATTATCAAGATGTCTACATCCAGGGTGATCGTAGCTTTTGCAGATGGAAATGATTTTGACATCCTCATTAAAGAGCTTTACTACCAGAATGTGACTGGTCACCAGTGGGTTGGAAGTGAGGGCTGGATCACCTACAGGTACCTATCAAATCAAATGAACTACGCCGTCGTAGGTGGTTCGGTAGGCCTTGCTGTTCCTAATGCTTACATTCCTGGATTGAAAGAGTATATTCAAAACAGCCGGCCCTCTACAGAACCAGGTAATACTGGTCTGATTGAAATTTGGGAGAGTGTTTTTGGCTGCACTTTAAGCTCTCAATCACAGGAAGCTACAAAACCCTGCACTGGAGGGGAATCTCTACAGAATGTACGTGCAAGCTTTACAGATGTGTCGGACGCCAGCTTACTGAACAACATTTATAAGGCTATATATGCTGTAGCATACGCCTTGGATGCACTCTTGGCCTGTGAAGACAAGAAAGGACCATTTTCCAGTGGCTCATGTACAAACAGAGACAATATAAAGCCATGGCAG GTCCTCCATTATCTGTCTCAGGTGAACTTTACCACTAAAAGTGGAGAAAACGTCCGATTTGACAAGGTTGGTGATCCGGTTGCACGTTACGCCCTTGTGAACTGGCAGATGAAGAGTGATGGAACGATAACATTTGAGACCATTGGCCTGTATGATGCATCCCAGCAGGATGGCCAGGAGTTCATAATAAACAACGTTGGTGCAGTCTGGGCAGGAAACCAGAAAACA GTTCCCCGGTCAGTATGCAGTGAAAGCTGTTTTCCTGGAACCAGCAGGGCCTTTATAAAGGGAAAGCCAATTTGCTGCTTTGACTGCAACCCTTGTGCAGACGGCGAGTTCAGCAACACCACAA ATGCAGTGACATGTCTTCCATGCCCTCTCGAGTACAAATCAAATGGAAACAAGACTCGGTGTGATCTGAAAAACATTGAATTCCTCGACTTTAATGAGCTCATGGGCATCCTGCTGATGACCTTTTCTTTGTTCGGTGGATGCCTTACCATCACAATTGGCGTTATTTTCTTCTGTTATAGACAAACCCCGATTGTTAAAGCCAACAACTCTGAGCTGAGCTTCCTGCTGCTCTTCTCTCTGACTCTGTGTTTCCTCTGTTCACTTACTTTCATCGGTCGACCCTCGGAGTGGTCCTGCATGCTCCGACACACCGCGTTCGGGATCACCTTCGTCCTCTGCATCTCCTGTGTTCTGGGGAAAACAATAGTGGTGTTGATGGCGTTCAGAGCGACACTTCCGGGCAGTAACATCATGAAACTGTTTGGACCTGTACAGCAGAGACTCAGTGTGATTTCCTTTACGTTAATACAAGTCTTTATCTGTGTGGTTTGGATAATCACGTTTCCTCCCTTCCCTTATAAAAATATGCACCACTACAAAGATAGAATCATTTTAGAATGTCATGTAGGATCAGCTGTGGGTTTCTGGGCTGTTCTGGGTTATATCGGATTCCTGGCGttcttgtgttttgttttggcttttCTGGCTCGGAAGCTTCCTGATAACTTCAACGAGGCCAAGTACATCACCTTCAGCATGTTGATATTCTGTGCAGTTTGGATCACTTTTATTCCAGCGTATGTCAGTTCACCTGGTAAATTTATCGTAGCTGTGGAGATTTTCGCCATTTTAGCCTCGAGTTCTGGTTTGCTCTTTTGCATATTTGTTCCTAAATGCTACATCATTTTAATGAGAcctgacaaaaatacaaagaaacacATGATGGGTAAAACACCCTCTTAA
- the LOC134322969 gene encoding extracellular calcium-sensing receptor-like, which produces MEFLCDPTGAEAQQCTVYGTDELLSFYKEGDVSIGAIFSYHLYPYPEPPTPYAIRGTMKCYGMDLDELQYAMTMMFAIEEINNRTDILPDFTLGYRIYDSCPVYPLSVKASLILMNRPEEENRDNCTRSSNVVAIIGETTSTATVGLGKTVGPFSIPVLSHSSSCACLSNRKEFPSFFRTVPNDAYQVIALAKLLKYFGWTWVGAVRSKNDYGNDGMAIFLEAAEKEGVCIEYSVGIYRTDSRQKFLDVVDVIKMSTSRVIVAFADGNDLDILLKELYYQNVTGHQWVGSEGWVTYKFLINNINYAVLGGSVGLAIPNAYIPGLKEYIQNSRPSTEPGNTGLIEIWESVFGCTLSSQSQEATKPCTGGESLQNVRASFTDVSDARLLNNVYKAIYAVAYALDALLTCEDKKGPFSNGSCTNRDNIKPWQVLHYLYHVNFTTKSGENVRFDKVGDPVARYILVNWQMKSDGKITFETIGQYDVSRPAGQEFIINTADAVWAGNQKTVPRSVCSENCPPGTSRAFITGKPNCCFDCNPCADGEFSNTTNAVTCLPCPLEYKSNGNKTRCDLKNIEFLDFNELISILLITFSLFGGCLTITIGVIFFYYRQTPIVKANNSELSFLLLFSLTLCFLCSLTFIGRPSEWSCMLRHTAFGITFALCISCVLGKTIVVLMAFRATLPGSNIMKWFGPVQQRLSVILFTLIQVFICVVWLITFPPFPYKNMHHYKDRIILECHVGTAVGFWAVLGYIGFLAFLCFVLAFLARKLPDTFNEAKYITFSMLIFCAVWITFIPAYVSSPGKFTVAVEIFAILASSFGLLFCIFLPKCFIIILKPEKNTKKQLMGK; this is translated from the exons ATGGAGTTCCTTTGCGATCCTACAGG AGCTGAAGCTCAGCAATGTACAGTGTACGGAACAGATGAGCTCCTTTCTTTTTACAAAGAAGGGGACGTGTCCATAGGAGCAATTTTTTCCTACCATCTGTATCCATATCCTGAACCTCCAACACCGTACGCCATTCGAGGAACTATGAAATGCTATGG AATGGATTTGGATGAGCTGCAGTATGCCATGACAATGATGTTTGCTATAGAGGAGATTAATAATAGAACCGATATCCTTCCTGACTTCACGCTGGGCTACAGAATCTACGATTCTTGCCCTGTCTATCCTCTCTCTGTAAAAGCATCTTTGATTCTCATGAACAGGCCGGAGGAAGAAAACCGAGACAACTGCACTAGATCTTCTAATGTGGTTGCTATCATTGGTGAAACCACCTCGACAGCAACAGTAGGTCTTGGAAAAACTGTGGGCCCATTTTCTATACCAGTG CTCAGCCATTCATCTTCCTGTGCATGTCTCAGCAACCGAAAAGAGTTCCCTTCCTTTTTCAGAACAGTTCCCAATGATGCCTACCAAGTCATAGCACTTGCAAAGCTACTCAAGTACTTCGGCTGGACCTGGGTGGGAGCTGTGAGGAGCAAAAATGACTACGGAAATGATGGAATGGCCATATTTTTAGAAGCTGCTGAGAAAGAGGGTGTTTGTATTGAGTACTCGGTGGGTATTTACAGGACAGACTCTAGACAGAAGTTCCTAGATGTGGTGGATGTTATCAAGATGTCTACATCCAGGGTGATTGTAGCTTTTGCAGATGGGAACGACCTGGACATCCTCCTTAAAGAGCTTTACTACCAGAATGTGACTGGTCACCAGTGGGTTGGAAGTGAGGGCTGGGTCACTTACAAGTTCCTAATAAATAACATCAACTATGCTGTGTTAGGTGGTTCGGTAGGCCTTGCTATACCTAATGCTTACATTCCTGGATTAAAAGAGTATATTCAAAACAGCCGGCCCTCTACAGAACCAGGTAATACTGGTCTGATTGAAATTTGGGAGAGTGTTTTTGGCTGCACTTTAAGCTCTCAATCACAGGAGGCTACAAAACCCTGCACTGGAGGGGAATCTCTACAGAATGTACGTGCAAGCTTTACAGATGTGTCGGATGCCAGATTACTGAACAACGTTTATAAGGCTATATATGCTGTAGCATACGCCCTGGATGCACTCTTGACCTGTGAAGACAAGAAAGGACCATTTTCCAATGGCTCATGTACAAACAGAGACAATATAAAGCCATGGCAG GTGCTCCATTACCTGTATCATGTGAACTTCACTACTAAAAGTGGAGAAAACGTCCGATTTGACAAGGTTGGTGATCCAGTTGCACGTTACATCCTTGTTAACTGGCAGATGAAGAGTGATGGAAAGATAACATTTGAAACCATTGGCCAGTACGATGTATCCCGACCAGCAGGCCAAGAGTTTATAATAAACACTGCTGATGCAGTCTGGGCAGGAAACCAGAAAACA GTTCCCCGGTCAGTATGCAGTGAAAACTGTCCTCCTGGAACCAGCAGGGCCTTTATAACAGGAAAGCCGAACTGCTGCTTTGACTGCAACCCTTGTGCAGACGGCGAGTTCAGCAACACCACAA ATGCAGTGACATGTCTTCCATGCCCTCTCGAGTACAAATCAAATGGAAACAAGACTCGGTGTGATCTGAAAAACATTGAATTCCTCGACTTTAATGAGCTCATAAGCATTCTGCTCATAACCTTTTCTTTGTTCGGTGGATGCCTTACCATCACGATTGGcgttattttcttttattacagaCAAACCCCGATTGTTAAAGCCAACAACTCTGAGCTGAGCTTCCTGCTGCTCTTCTCTCTGACTCTGTGTTTCCTCTGTTCACTTACTTTCATCGGTCGACCCTCGGAGTGGTCCTGCATGCTCCGACACACCGCGTTCGGGATCACCTTTGCCCTCTGCATATCCTGTGTTCTGGGGAAAACAATAGTGGTGTTGATGGCGTTCAGAGCGACACTTCCGGGCAGTAACATCATGAAATGGTTTGGACCTGTACAGCAGAGACTCAGTGTGATTTTGTTTACGTTAATACAAGTCTTTATTTGTGTGGTTTGGTTAATCACGTTTCCTCCCTTCCCTTATAAAAATATGCACCACTACAAAGATAGAATCATTTTAGAATGTCATGTGGGAACAGCTGTGGGTTTCTGGGCTGTTCTGGGTTATATCGGATTCCTGGCGttcttgtgttttgttttggcttttCTGGCTCGGAAGCTGCCTGATACCTTCAATGAGGCCAAGTACATCACCTTCAGCATGTTGATATTCTGTGCAGTTTGGATCACTTTTATTCCAGCGTATGTCAGTTCACCTGGTAAATTTACTGTCGCTGTGGAGATTTTTGCTATTCTGGCTTCAAGTTTTGGTTTgctgttctgtatttttctTCCTAAATGTTTTATAATCATCCTGAAACCTGAGAAGAACACCAAAAAACAACTGATGGGAAAATAA
- the LOC134323431 gene encoding extracellular calcium-sensing receptor-like, giving the protein MESILTLLHVILAIIKYLTANETNCSLSGESTYPQIWKDGDITVGAIFPFHNKWDITELPYSAKPSSVKCMSLELRAFQYSQTLIFAIEEINNSSSLLPGISLGYKIYDSCGFATLGVKVAMTLLNGNEISGSDEMCTKPAQVQAIIGETYSSVSMAIAKSIGPFSMPLISYYSTCECLSDKRKYPSFLRTIPSDYYQTKALAEMVKFFGWTWVGAIRRDDDYGNSGMAAFTQAAEQMGICLEYNLPFYTTYSQEKVLRIVETIKSSTSRVIVGFVTPWDLEILLNIFAEHNITGYQWVGTEGWIADPVAVTLDKHNILEGAIGLAIPKTTVTGLQDFILDIKPLKSVGSAIFTTFWEVLFNCKYTMRNDTEKLRACTGEEKVSELENTFTEMSLMPIFSNVYKGVYAVAHTLHTLLGCNQTCPIKKQPDPFTFLEHLKKVRFKTKEGEEVFFDKNGDPPAKYEIINWQTIKDHQRGFVTVGLYDSSANDRSRLAVNMEAIVWAQYANQVPKSVCSESCPAGTRKAVQKGKPICCFDCIPCAAGEISNMTDSIECKQCQQDYWSNLHKDKCVKKEIEYLSYEETMGILLTSVSIIGALMTLVIATIFFRYKNTPIVRANNSELSFLLLFSLTLCFLCSLTFIGRPSEWSCMLRHTAFGITFVLCISCVLGKTIVVLMAFRATLPGSNIMKWFGPPQQRLSVLAFTLIQVIICVCWLIISPPFPFKNLKHYKERIILECNLGSAVGFWAVLGYIGILALLCFVLAFLARKLPDNFNEAKFITFSMLMFCAVWITFIPAYVSSPGKFTVAVEIFAILASSFGLLFCIFLPKCYIIILKPEKNTKKQMMGK; this is encoded by the exons atggaGTCTATCTTAACCCTTTTGCATGTAATACTagcaataattaaatatttaacagcTAATGAGACCAATTGTAGCCTTAGTGGAGAATCAACATACCCGCAAATATGGAAGGATGGCGATATCACTGTTGGAGCGATTTTCCCCTTCCATAACAAATGGGACATCACAGAATTGCCCTATTCAGCAAAGCCATCTTCAGTAAAGTGCATGAG TCTGGAACTCAGAGCTTTCCAGTATTCACAGACCTTAATCTTTGCAATAGAGGAGATCAACAACAGTTCCTCTTTACTGCCTGGAATCTCCTTGGGCTACAAGATATATGACAGTTGTGGCTTTGCTACACTGGGGGTAAAAGTGGCAATGACACTTCTGAATGGAAACGAGATCTCCGGCTCTGATGAGATGTGCACAAAGCCGGCTCAGGTACAGGCCATAATAGGAGAAACGTATTCATCAGTATCCATGGCTATAGCAAAGAGTATCGGACCCTTCAGCATGCCCTTA ATCAGTTATTATTCTACCTGTGAGTGTCTGAGTGACAAAAGAAAATACCCCTCATTTCTGCGCACCATTCCCAGCGATTACTACCAAACCAAAGCACTCGCAGAGATGGTCAAATTCTTCGGTTGGACCTGGGTTGGAGCAATAAGACGAGATGATGATTACGGTAACAGCGGAATGGCTGCATTTACTCAAGCTGCAGAACAAATGGGCATCTGCTTAGAATACAATCTTCCATTTTATACAACCTACTCACAAGAAAAAGTCCTGAGAATAGTTGAAACAATTAAAAGCTCCACGTCTCGAGTGATTGTGGGATTTGTCACTCCGTGGGACTTGGAGATTTTGCTGAATATATTTGCTGAACACAACATCACTGGATATCAGTGGGTTGGAACTGAAGGGTGGATTGCTGATCCAGTGGCTGTTACACTGGACAAGCACAACATACTGGAAGGAGCCATAGGGCTGGCGATTCCTAAAACAACAGTGACCGGCCTGCAAGATTTCATTCTAGATATAAAACCACTCAAATCTGTAGGCAGTGCCATTTTTACTACATTCTGGGAAGTTCTGTTTAACTGTAAATACACAATGCGGAATGATACAGAGAAACTACGAGCATGTACAGGTGAAGAGAAAGTGTCAGAGTTGGAAAACACCTTCACTGAAATGTCTCTGATGCCCATTTTTAGTAATGTGTATAAAGGAGTGTATGCTGTCGCCCATACCCTGCATACGCTTCTCGGTTGCAATCAAACTTGTCCTATAAAGAAGCAGCCAGATCCTTTTACT TTCTTAGAACACCTCAAAAAGGTGCGCTTTAAAACCAAGGAAGGAGAAGAAGTTTTTTTTGATAAAAACGGTGACCCCCCAGCAAAATATGAAATCATAAACTGGCAGACAATTAAAGACCACCAGCGTGgatttgtcactgttggactttaCGACTCTTCTGCAAATGATCGTAGTCGATTAGCAGTAAACATGGAGGCTATTGTTTGGGCGCAATATGCCAATCAG GTGCCAAAATCTGTATGCAGTGAAAGTTGCCCTGCGGGGACGAGGAAGGCTGTGCAGAAAGGAAAACCGATCTGCTGCTTCGACTGTATTCCATGTGCTGCAGGAGAGATCAGCAATATGACCG ATTCTATTGAATGTAAGCAGTGCCAGCAAGATTACTGGTCAAATTTACACAAagataaatgtgtaaaaaaggAAATTGAGTATCTGTCTTATGAGGAAACGATGGGGATTTTGTTAACATCAGTCTCCATTATTGGTGCACTAATGACCTTGGTGATAGCGACCATATTCTTTAGATATAAAAATACCCCCATTGTGAGGGCCAACAACTCTGAGCTGAGCTTCCTGCTGCTCTTCTCTCTGACTCTGTGTTTCCTCTGTTCACTTACTTTCATCGGTCGACCCTCGGAGTGGTCCTGCATGCTGCGCCACACAGCGTTCGGGATCACCTTCGTCCTCTGCATCTCCTGTGTTCTGGGTAAAACAATAGTGGTGTTGATGGCGTTCAGAGCGACACTTCCGGGCAGTAACATAATGAAATGGTTTGGGCCTCCACAGCAGAGACTCAGTGTTCTTGCTTTTACTTTAATACAGgttattatttgtgtgtgttggttgaTAATATCTCCTCCTTTTccctttaaaaatttaaaacactACAAGGAAAGAATCATTCTGGAATGCAACTTGGGGTCAGCTGTGGGTTTCTGGGCTGTTCTGGGTTATATCGGGATTTTGGCtcttctgtgttttgttttggcttttCTGGCTCGGAAGCTGCCTGATAATTTTAATGAAGCTAAATTTATCACCTTCAGCATGTTGATGTTCTGTGCAGTTTGGATCACTTTTATTCCAGCGTATGTCAGTTCACCTGGTAAATTTACTGTAGCTGTGGAGATTTTTGCTATTCTGGCCTCAAGTTTTGGTTTGCTGTTCTGTATTTTCCTTCCTAAATGTTACATAATCATCCTGAAACCTGAGAAGAACACCAAAAAACAGATGATGGGAAAATGA